The following is a genomic window from Rutidosis leptorrhynchoides isolate AG116_Rl617_1_P2 chromosome 8, CSIRO_AGI_Rlap_v1, whole genome shotgun sequence.
ATATCTGCGGGCGCACATACGTTTTCACCAGCAAACGGTTTTATTATGTCTGACTTAGAAATATTTGCAGATATAAACACAAACAGTCTTAACTATTCATCATACAGATCTTCAGACCACATCTTTACAGACATGGTCCGAAGATCTTCACACAAAAAATCTTAATAAACAAACAGCACCAAAATCAACGCATAACTAATACAGCAAATGACCATTATTACCTTTACCACTGCTGGCTCCCACACAAAGTTGGCAAACGAATCAGATATGCCACCTGTGTTGATATCTACTCCATAAAGAGCACCTTCACCtgtttatataaaaataattataaaaaaactAAATCATGTTAATGTTGTAGGTAATGGGCAAATTTTATATTCAGAACAAGGGACTCTAGAAATTCAAAATACATTAGGAAAACATGATATAACGCAAATAACCAACCAGATGATGATTGTGCATGTTTTTGTCTCAGTTTGTTAAGTACATCAGTTGCATCAAATCCAGCATTATCGCAAAGTTGTCGTGGGATAACCTGTTCACAAATCCAGTAATTATCGCAAAGTTTATTATGCAACTAAAGAAACTTAACGAAAAACCTACCTCGAGTGCTTTAGCGAAGGCATTGACAAATAACTGAGACTTTCCAGCTATACTACGTGCATGTTGCCGCAGGTACCGACTTATCTCCATCTGCAGTTAAAAATAGTAAATCGTGATGTGATAAACAACAATGAGTTAATTTTTACTCTAACAAGGTAGACTTTTTTTTCTCCGTTGGTCCCTGTATTATACCCCGTATTGCTAACAGCGCCCCTCGGGTTTTTTTTGCCTTTAGAATCCTTTATTTTACAAAACTTTGCAATCAGCATCCCTCCATCAAACTTCTGTTAAATAAGTCCGTTAGTCTTAGACATGTGCAATGCAATCGCCAAAGGATTTGTGTCAGTCGTGAGCTTCACCGGCGTTCGTCAATGGAGCTTCACTGATGTTTTTCATCATCTCTTTTAGCAAAtcctcacatgcattgcacatgtcaagacttaacagacttatttaacaaaagtttgacagaAGGATGCTGATTGCAAATTTTTTAAAAACAAAGAATTCTAAAGGCAAAAAAAAACTCGAGGGGCGCCGTTAGCAATATGGGGTATAATAcagggaccaacggagcaaaaaagtctaacaaggtaagaaacaaACATACATCTATTGCACCACCACCAGCAACCACTGTGGAATTCTTCATGGCCCTCCTCACAATCATGATGGCATCATGCAAACTCCTCTCAGCTTCCTCAAtaaactattattaaaataaaattacaattagtATATCATTGTAGATATCCAAAGATGAATACACAACTACAAGTGTTGCATTTACAAGGTAGAAAAGAAATCATGATTATTTTTTGGGACACAAGTTTGATGAGAATTTATGAGCATTCCGTAATTAAGTTAATGATGTGCGGCAATGTATTATTTTAGAAAGGATAGATCCAGATTAATCAAACTATACCTTTGTTTTCTAAAGAAAAAAATATcttaattatatttaaaaattaaattgatTTAAAAAAAGAACCTGATCAGCTCCACCTCGAAGAACAATAGTGGCTGTCTGGCCTGAAGGACATCCACTAAATATGTTAAAACGTTCATTTCCAACTTGCTTTTCTTCAAAGACCTCGCAAGATCCAAGAACCTTTTCCAGGTACAAAAAAATGTaagatattttaaataattaaagcgGAAAATAACAGTAAAGACCAATTGATGACAAAATATAACCTCGTCTATAACATTGTTGACCGACGTCTGCACAGTACCGCCAGTTGCAGCTGCAACACGATGCAGATCATCTTCAGCAACTCGACCCGCACAAAAGATATCTCGGTCTGCAAAATACTGTTGACAAAAAAAAACACTCAAGTCAAATGTTTGAACTTTCTAGATGCTACAGAtaaaaccacaattttttatttttattgagTAATCGAGTTTCATTAACCTGTGTTGCCAAATCACCAATAGCCAAACGGGACAAAATAATTTTGGCACCACTCTTTACACACttatccaacttatcatatatgatATTCCATTCTGCATCTACTATGGACTGATACTGCAAGGGATCTGAAAGTCTGTTGATGAGGAAGAAAATATGTCAGAACATAATAATTAAAGATATACATGAAAAAATTATAATATGCAACACGAATAATAAAGTATCTACCTTATCTCAGCATTTTCTTTTTCTGATTTTAGTTCCAATTCAATGTTCAACAGTAGGATCTTTGGATTTAAGAACTTCTTGGGCTGCTGCTCGAACCCTGCATATGAGAAGGTCTTCTTAAATGCAACACCATTCACAAGAAATGAGTCACGCATTGTACCACCAGGAACCTAGAAAAAAGGAACTCGTATTATATCAATTGGAGATTGGAGATATACAAACAGAAAAAGGCCATTACATGCAAAACAATATCATGCCTCAATGATATGAATAAGTATTTTTTGTTTTCTGAACGCAATGAATGTGAACAAGTACTAGCTGAGATATTAATAGATTAAATTATAAAGCTTAGtaatatgtaaatatgtataagtATTCATTGCAAACTCAGT
Proteins encoded in this region:
- the LOC139861524 gene encoding T-complex protein 1 subunit eta-like yields the protein MAVADVVRTTLGPRGMDKLIHDDKGNTTISNDGATIMKLLDIVHPAAKILVDIARSQDSEVGDGTTTVVLLAGEFLREAKPFIEDGVHPQNLIRSFRTASYMAVEKVKELAVSIEGKSLDEKRSLLAKCAATTLSSKLIGGEKGFFATMVVDAVVAIGNDDRLNMIGIKKVPGGTMRDSFLVNGVAFKKTFSYAGFEQQPKKFLNPKILLLNIELELKSEKENAEIRLSDPLQYQSIVDAEWNIIYDKLDKCVKSGAKIILSRLAIGDLATQYFADRDIFCAGRVAEDDLHRVAAATGGTVQTSVNNVIDEVLGSCEVFEEKQVGNERFNIFSGCPSGQTATIVLRGGADQFIEEAERSLHDAIMIVRRAMKNSTVVAGGGAIDMEISRYLRQHARSIAGKSQLFVNAFAKALEVIPRQLCDNAGFDATDVLNKLRQKHAQSSSGEGALYGVDINTGGISDSFANFVWEPAVVKINAINAATEAACLILSVDETVKNPKSESAQGDAAGMGRGRGGGGMRGGRGRGMRRR